aaaaattatatcctCCGTGCCTAAAACATTTCGCTTTTCCTACATATTTAATATggcattttttgaaatttgcgttacaatttttatttcaaaataaagtaaACCTACAACCtggaaaatatgatattttagtacaaaattttcCACTCTACCAAAAAGGTCTTAATGATTTTTTCCACAAAACCGCTCCTGTAGAAGTTATCCGCAGTTAAAATTATACAGCAACTGAACGGAGGCTCAGTAATTCAGTAGCTGAGCATgcatatagtacaccatgtcgtatgagcaacatagaAGTTATAGGGCACTTGTGTGAATGCCAAAGTTTGCCTCAAAGTTGTAGGCTTATTCGCTTTTgagataaaaaatgtattgcaaaatatcagaaaatcaagcaaatatatacaacatatatGGGAAACATAAACTGATTTAGACGCAGTTTGAATTTAAATCGAAGAgcttgttttcaaaataaaaactgaaacttcagcgGACATTTCATAATAGATATCCCAATATGTCGCATCGCGCTTatgttttaaaatcaaaacttcAAAAGAAAAGAGTTGAGCGCAGTTGATAAtcatctaaaatattatatttcataaggATTACTAATTGCCAAATTTAAGAATGCAAAAATTACTATTTAtcgttaattaatttattaacatttgtaACCTTAGTCAAGATATTAGGGAGATAACtacagcaataataatatatttttagcattaCACGCAATAATCttcaatttttacaaatatatccaataaaattaaaattgaattagcTAAAAACAGTACGCCTGCATAAAGGTACGTCACTATTATGCGCAAACTTGTTGTTACTATTTATCTAACACCCAACTTGCATTGTTTATGATGTGTTTATGAAACATTTAAGCCAATAGCATTAATAAAGCCACCACATAATCAATATCCACCATTTAGAGTACACCAAGCGCACACGGCGATGCCTCCACGAAAAACTAATTAATAATTTCCAAATGAGCTATTAATTAAGCCTAATTACACGGCGCGTATTGTGTGAGTGGGCTTTGAAAAATCAAAAGAGCCATTCAAAAGGGCTACAAGGCGCGATTCACGGTTAAACGCCCGCATGTAGGCTAACAAATTGCGCAATTTTAGTTTGTGTTATGCGCTCGCTCGAACTACTAGCGGTGTGATGGTAGTTTTTAGATGCTTTgtccaataacaataataaatcaATAGCGCCCGAGTAAACTCCTAGCAACGCTTtcgatattattgttgttattgtgagCGATTTTGCAGCGACTAGccataagtaaatattataaaactgaCAAACACATGTGAACACACAAATGTAGAACATGTGAGCTCATTACATAAGCTCTGTTGCGAATGCCCTGAGTGACGACAACTCATTACACACACATTGCCGGTGGCCAACAGTAGTCCGATCCAATCCAATCCAAACCAATCAGCAGCCTGCCCGCATAATAGCCTCATTCATTTACGCGCACTCCGCCATGTTGACGTAATTAGCGCAACGCGGCCGCGTTGATTTTACACAAATGTGTCTATAAACATGCTCGCAGATAACGGTTAGATACGGCATACAACAACGATGCACCGTTAGTTGGCGTATCGTGCCACCATATGTGGCATAGCCGTCAAATAGTTGCAGACACTGAGCAGACATGTGGTGTGATCGTTTGCGGGTGGTCCATATTTTATTCCTTTTGCTGTAACAAGGCATGTACAGTGCGTTGCACTAGGGTGGCAATTAAAAACTTaagtaaacaattaattatcAGCCTCGCCAATTTGTGTGTGAGGTCATAAAGTTCTTCACTAACTTGTGAATACGTAGCAGTTTATTCGTaaaaaaatacatgcatataactaaaacaaagaaaatcgataactttggttgcaccgataATACCCTTCTCAACTACCAAAgattctatacaagaacttgcttttaatcgttcagttcgtatggcagctatattatatactagcttttacccgcggcttcgctcgcatcgaatccatcaaataaataactgatatcattatagtagatatggatccatataaagaatatattttatatatattccaattcTTAGTTATGAAATTACGACGACGCGTGGTTCTTACTTCTGCATCATTAATTCTTCTTGCCTGCAATTGTTCTTGCGTTTCCGTTGCTCTTCTAGCTTCCTGCTGCTAAGCTTGGCTTTTCGAACGTACTCGTGCCTGAtgagaagtttcagctgctctcaaaacacgttgtcgatctgcttgctgttgccttctcagctctgcttgaacttcacattctttatttcgtgtaactttagccttacgcaccggcgtagaatttcttgacagcgccgatttccgctttcgaggcatttttatatttaataagagtaactaataatatttgtgttatttctctgatttacgttttttatacatttatgttttctttcatttttaattttttcgacaaacaatcatttctgccaaacttttgtttttcaatttcaaaattttcaaatttattttccaaacatatataatcttccaaaataatttttttaataatccgtaaaaaatttataaattttgtaataaaaagtatcctatgttcattctgacacctctaagagtatatgtacaaaatttcatgatgatctgttaagtagtttttgagtgaaagcttaacaaacaaacggactttcgcatttataatattagtatagatatgctatagtaacccgatctgcacaatttctttGAACATTGTACTGTTGCTTTGTACAATAATtcaagccaaatttcatgaatatatctcctcaaataaaaaagattcccAAACAAGGGCATGATAtcgatccttcagtttgtatcaCAGCTATATATAGCGGTctaatatcggcgattccgacaagtgAGGAGCTTTTTGGCTTAATATACcgtgttcagagtataaaaacaacaataatattgttAGTTTATCGGAACTTTGACACCTTCGTTATTTTATCGTCTCAAATCGTTTTGTGTGAAATCTACAAGTAAAGTAGTATTACAGTAGGTGCTGATTTCATGTTAAAATAGTTTCTAAATTTAAGAACAACCCtaatgtataataaaaatcattaaaaaatctGTTTATAATACGgtattttcgatattttgcaTCGATCCAGCTTAAGAGTAGAAAGTTTTGTTGATGCACCCTAATATACGCATTAAAAAGCACAACTGTAAAAGACATTACGGCACATAGatatacaaacaaaatacaTAGTTCAAAATCAGCTTAgtgtttcttcttcttcttctgggGCTCTATAACTGATCAACGGCTCATTTAGAACCCAGTTAAAtggtttaataaatataaacatcaTCTGAGACTAAATACATCTACTTTCCAACTTTGAAGTTAAAAGGTCCAAACCTATCCTAATAACCGAAGGAAGACTCATACTCGTATAATTTTTTCTGGCGTTCGAAAAACGATGGTCAAATATCGTAAAATTTTGATGATGCCGGTTTTAAGAATTTCAAAGAGCATCTCAAAGTTTGGTGTATGTACGTTTACTCATCTTAAAGGTTTCAGTTAACCGCCTTTTCCGTAAAAAGTTGacatatatgaacattttaaaagaaaCGCTCAAAAGCTTCAAATGCGCCTACGGACCTAACAAACTCAACATCACTGCGTTGCGTTCTTATCGTCGACATTTTTAGTACATATATCTGAATAGTCGAAATGAGGAGCAGCAGGAAGCGAAGCTACTGCTTTCCATCTTTCTGatctttaattttatgttacaCATAGTCTTAAATCTAGAAATACAAGTTTCTACAgacatattttcaataaactcTAGACTCTAATGGTTTGATTTAGATTGactcaaatatttgtatttcgtatgaaaaatttaaaaaaatatatttaacgaaATTTCTGTCCTTAATTTTACAGGTGCTGGCAATACACACTGGGGTTATGGCTCAGCATCCGCTTACTCACCCTACTTAGCTGGTAGCGGACTTTCATCCTGCACAACACCAACATCGGCTCAATTTAACAATCCGGCTTTGGGCTTCACCTGCTCCTCCAATGATCAGTCCAACAATCAGGACTTTACTGGCGGAACAAACCGGGATTGTGTGCCAAgtaagtatgaaaaaaatttagttcaagTTCCGGCAAAGAGTCTTGGAAGTAAAGAGTGAAAAACCTCACCGAAATGGAGGTTGTAATGAATGTGTTAGGTGTGATAATGTTCTTAATATTGAATTGTATTTCTTATCGATCTTTTCGACTGGATTCTAACATTTTAAATTCATCCTCTCTTCCTCCCCAGTGCTTCCCGACTCCACGGCCACCGATTTGGATCAGCATTTGAGCAATTTGGTTGGCTCCACCACCGGACAGATGACACATCACAGCCTACTCGGCTCCAGCGGTCAATCGGCGATCTCTTCGACTGTCAACGGCGGCGTCGGCTCAAATTCGATACTGGTGCCACGCTATCACCACACCAATACCAACAACGATTACAATGTACACTCCAGTCAGAATGGACCGCGCAGCTTGAGTGACTCCTCGCAGGCCGAATCGCCGGTACAAGAAGATCTACTCACCACGAATACGCCCAATTTGGGGGGCGGCGGTGCCGGCGCTGGCAGCGGCGGTGGTGGCGGTGCCAATGGTACGAACAACGGCACTGCCAATGGCAGCAGCGGCGCCGGCGCTGGCAGCGGTTCCAACTCATCCGCAGCGAATAACACGCTCGTCGGCGCCAATCAAAACTTTCCCGGACTGGTAAATCAGACACAAAACCCGGCACACTATGGCAGCGGCAGCGGTGCGGGCGTCGGTGTCGGTGTTGGTGTGGGCGTAGGTGGCGGCGGTGCAGGCAGCGCTGGTGCTGGTTGTAATGGTTCACTGTACCCCGTCTTGCCGGCTAGTCTGCTCTACTCACAACTCTACACGGCAGCCAATCAGACACATGGCTTTCACTCGCATGCGCTGACACCGACACATGCCTCACCGAACTCATCTGTGCACGGTGCCGAATTGCAAAGCGTTATGGATCATATCAATAATGTCGGTGTCGGCGTGGGTGTAGGCGTACGTCAGCAGCACAACATTATGACGGGCGGCGGCGTGACGCATCCCGGCGATTTGACGCTGATCGGCAACTGTGGTGCCTCGGTGCGTAATATTGAAGATGGCAGCAATACGCAGCGTCAGGTGGCTGCCTTGGCGGCACATCGCGGACACCACACACCCACCGATAATGGGGGTAGCGTGTGGCGGCCATATTGAGGTCAGGTGCTCTGGTGCGGCTCGGCCGTCCTATAGTGTTACGAGAACCTGGAGAGCGAGCGTGAGAACGCCGGCGGCACCAGTGAACCGACAAAATATTGGTATGGCTGAGGGGCGAGTGTGGTGAGTTATTACTTAGTGTGCTGTATTGAGGAGTGAACGAGAGCTAGCGCAACTTGCCACTCAAGATTTGTGTATATTCTTATGTAAATAACTTATTGGCCGACTTGAAGGTGAGCAAGTAACTTTTAAATGTGActttgtaaacattttaatgCGTAAAGCAGAAAGAGAAAACTAGtcgaatttgttttaaaatattagcatTAGCGATAAATAGTCAAGTTGTTTTCTTTTAAGTATTATTTAATTCATATTAAAGTCTACACTTAATAAACTGTATTCGTAAGTCTCTAAGAGTCCTtagcaaattacaaaaaaaaaacacaaatatatataaactatatgtataaatgcgtatatacatgcatatatggcATCTGGATCAACTAatgcatatgaaaataaataagaataaataaatcttCTTAAAATAACTGATTTATGGTAGTTAAGTATTGCAAAATGTTATacgattacaaaaacaaaaaaattaaacaaaataaaaataaataattgtattaataAGTCcgctatatttatgtatgtactaaaacacatatgcatgtttgtatgtatgtaagtgttaaGTGTATCACCATCCACAGCAGAGCATAAATAAGTTCCTAAACCCGCTAATCATAACATTACCCATTTCATTGCTGCGTTTTACAACACTGAAAGAAACATTTTTCCTTAAACATCGTTAAATGTGCAATATagcttttatttaaaagaacaatcaatattattttataaatgtgtaattataataatagtaaGTATTTTACTTATTGAAGTAAACataatgcaaattttattgtaacaatttttaatatagttttcttttaatattgaatttatttatcaaaaatttttcttaaaaacttaatttttcgaattttaggaaatataaaaaaaaaaattttaaaatttagaaatatttttttattttaaaaaaaatttagagtttttatttaaatttttttttttttaattcatcaaTAACTTGCATtgaaaagtttgaatttttaaaaatttataaaaaaaagtcggttttttaactaaatttttacgcataatatttttaataaaaaaaatttagaacttttatttattattataattaaattaaacattttttgcaataaaaagtttgaatttaaaaatatataaataaacgtgaaaattttcatttttttatttaaaaaataattttttgtttataattatttttttattaataataaactaaacAGTAAACGCATACAATATCTTTCAAGTGAAGAACGACTATTTCATTTTTAACTGTATTAATTTGAACAgataaggaagggttaagttcaaACCGGCAAAGAGATACTTTCGCAATTTGAAACAATTAGAAATGGGTTGAAGATCTTGTgaggcaacattttttaaagcaattttatttattaaagcgATATTCATTATGAGCCCAACCTGTGAGCCAATTGCGCTTATTTTCAGTGCTAAAACACCTCGTTCTACAGTTGACAcctaaatgtatttaaaaacagTAAGATATCTGGTTTGATATCTACACTATCCACAAGCGCTCAACAGCTCTAATGGAGATCAGTGATCTATATTAACTGATTTCATCGATTTTTGGAATCAATGCTGTAGTGGGGAAATTATTTACCGAATTTTCTTAACAGCTCTATGAGGGCTATGAGAAAATATGGTTCGAGctcattaatttttgtaatagtAATGATATTATGCTCAAGAAGACTCTCTCCGCCAGTTTCactaagatttcttacatactaaccgatttaatatttcttatatacaAGACCGGAGGCACTTATATTAGGTCAATGGTATAAGAAAGTatagaaaagtataaaaattttaaccaattttcaaagaaaataaaaatataatataacaaaagtCATTTGTAGCAATTTCCTCTTAGATACCTTTATTAttaccatttttaatttttttaaattaaaaaaaatgatggGATTAAAATGGCGTTATACGGGAGGTGCTTGTacgattttccattttttaatcgCTGAATAAAGGTTATTtcaaacatattattatacaaagTTAATTCCTTCAGGTTACGTAAATGATCTGTAAGGCataaaatttcaaccaaatgtgccacgcccatttcgaaatttttaaactgGTTCATATGTACGAACTATTTTCCATACTCATCATCAAATGTTGCGCTAATgacttttttgaagaaaaatattaaacttatttaaaagccagaccacgcccacttttccaAAATTATAAAACCACATATGACCTCGCCAGTGACCCACTGTTTCGCATTTCAATTGACTATATATTTTACCCTTTCGAAAGAAGCAGTAAGAAGTGTATCaggtttcatcaatatatctcgATATTTGCTCAAGTTATAGGTTGAACGGCCGAATCGACGAACGAATAGAGAAATCTATTCACTTCTTCGTTTTGATGACTTTGATATAACAACCTGAAATTACTATCGAATATTGTACGGTATTGCTAGATTATAACAAttgctttatatttaaaataaataatgcttttttaatattcatataaaaatatgctttaatcatattatttttaacaaaaacccacaaataatattttatgtatataagtttagACCCAAAATCGATAAAAATTTGCAACCAATCAACTTCATGTGTGTGCGCCTAACAAAATACTAGCGAAATAACTGTAATAAAACATTCACTCATACAAGTCTATGatctaagtatatatgtatggtatatgaaaTTGTATGGCAGTCATGCCTTAAACTagtagcaaaattttaaatgtaaataacgtTTAAGTCTAATTAAAACtaccacacacgcacacatacacatctaagcacatttatatgtatgtgtgcgtgaaaAACGCAAAATCGTCATGTTTAGAATTTCATATAGGAATTGTAGAAAGAAACATTTACAGCCGAGAACATataaatgtacacacacatatatatgtatacatatgtacatacatactagtaTGCATGTATTGTCGAATTTCTGTCCAACTAAAAACGGTTTGTGGCGTGAAGTTTCTTTATAGTAAAGAAATCGACTTGTAGTCCCATACATTTGTAATTCTAACGGCATTTGTAGATGTGTACCCGCATTCATGTTTAGCAAGGAGATGAGaaagcaaatatacatatatgaagtgTCTAACGATTTTAAAGAAcatacttataaaataaattaataaaaaccaaaaacaattcGCCATGATAACTCTGAATAATTACATtgtgcaaataaaaatgaaattataaatagaaataaattagttaagtgttttatttcatttcttaaatattattaatataaccaCATTTCCGATATAGGGAT
The sequence above is drawn from the Bactrocera oleae isolate idBacOlea1 chromosome 5, idBacOlea1, whole genome shotgun sequence genome and encodes:
- the RunxA gene encoding runt-related transcription factor 3, producing the protein MHLTTTTNTVVANNAGATQNSSNNTNNSSSNNNGGSNNNNATNGNNNNSNEQNTPPTAAQLLNEAYTKMTSDILAERTLGDFLTEHPGELIRTSSPLFVCTVLPPHWRSNKTLPVAFKVVSLGDIMDGTMVTVRAGNDENYCAELRNCTAVMKNQVAKFNDLRFVGRSGRGKSFTLTITVSTNPPHIATYNKAIKVTVDGPREPRSKTMLSLLGQQQQFHFAFGQRPFHFSADPLSGFRMPPIGNCQSAGNTHWGYGSASAYSPYLAGSGLSSCTTPTSAQFNNPALGFTCSSNDQSNNQDFTGGTNRDCVPMLPDSTATDLDQHLSNLVGSTTGQMTHHSLLGSSGQSAISSTVNGGVGSNSILVPRYHHTNTNNDYNVHSSQNGPRSLSDSSQAESPVQEDLLTTNTPNLGGGGAGAGSGGGGGANGTNNGTANGSSGAGAGSGSNSSAANNTLVGANQNFPGLVNQTQNPAHYGSGSGAGVGVGVGVGVGGGGAGSAGAGCNGSLYPVLPASLLYSQLYTAANQTHGFHSHALTPTHASPNSSVHGAELQSVMDHINNVGVGVGVGVRQQHNIMTGGGVTHPGDLTLIGNCGASVRNIEDGSNTQRQVAALAAHRGHHTPTDNGGSVWRPY